From Flavobacterium sp. 102, a single genomic window includes:
- a CDS encoding MmcQ/YjbR family DNA-binding protein, with product MNIQQLYEFCLSKKGVTEHFPFDEDTLVFKVGGKMFCLTSLKEWEKETPSLNLKCDPERAEELRAEYDAIKPGYHMSKIHWNTVDFHGDVSDKMMCELINHSYELVFKSLTKKIQNEILENEN from the coding sequence ATGAACATACAACAACTCTACGAATTTTGCCTTTCTAAAAAAGGTGTAACTGAACACTTTCCGTTTGATGAAGACACTTTGGTGTTTAAAGTCGGCGGCAAAATGTTTTGCCTAACTTCGCTTAAGGAATGGGAAAAAGAAACACCATCACTCAATTTAAAATGTGATCCGGAACGCGCCGAAGAATTACGTGCCGAATACGACGCCATTAAGCCCGGTTATCACATGAGTAAAATCCATTGGAATACGGTTGATTTCCATGGCGATGTTTCGGATAAAATGATGTGCGAATTGATAAATCATTCCTATGAATTGGTTTTCAAAAGTTTGACTAAAAAAATTCAAAACGAAATTCTCGAAAATGAGAATTAG
- a CDS encoding lysylphosphatidylglycerol synthase domain-containing protein: MIAIPHKAKQFVVFLIKLLIVTAAFYFIYDQLANNDQLDWKKFSTLVKEKQSVLGILFLLSFSVANRYLEILKWQNLVSFIKPISVGESTKQVLGALTAGIFTPNGLGEYAGKALYFDKKKTKKIIFLNLICNGIQMILTVIFGTIGLWILGYKFWALIIVGFCILFFGISFLTKSIKVKGYSIEKILAKINEIPKTIHSKNILLAIGRYLVFSHQYYFLFLAFDVDLPYLTMMASIAAVYFLASSLPSFQFLDFAVKGSVAIFFFGKLGVNEWIVVFISTLMWFLNVVLPVVIGSYFVLKFKPKWN; encoded by the coding sequence ATGATTGCAATTCCTCACAAAGCTAAACAATTCGTCGTTTTTTTAATCAAACTTTTGATTGTAACTGCTGCTTTTTATTTTATCTATGACCAATTGGCGAATAATGACCAACTCGATTGGAAAAAGTTCAGCACTTTAGTCAAAGAAAAACAATCAGTTTTAGGAATACTGTTCTTACTTTCCTTTAGTGTTGCCAATCGTTATTTAGAAATCTTGAAATGGCAAAATCTGGTTTCTTTCATCAAACCGATTTCCGTAGGCGAATCGACTAAACAAGTGCTTGGTGCTTTAACTGCGGGAATTTTTACGCCCAATGGGTTAGGCGAGTATGCCGGAAAAGCGTTGTATTTTGACAAAAAGAAAACCAAAAAAATCATTTTCCTCAACTTGATTTGCAACGGAATCCAAATGATTTTGACAGTTATTTTCGGGACGATTGGTTTATGGATTTTGGGTTATAAGTTTTGGGCTTTAATTATTGTTGGATTTTGTATTTTATTTTTCGGAATCTCTTTCTTGACGAAATCAATAAAAGTCAAGGGCTATTCCATTGAAAAAATTTTAGCCAAAATCAACGAAATCCCGAAAACCATTCACAGCAAAAATATACTCTTGGCTATCGGGCGTTACTTGGTTTTTTCGCACCAATACTATTTTTTATTTCTGGCTTTTGATGTAGATTTACCATATCTAACGATGATGGCATCGATTGCGGCGGTTTATTTTTTAGCTTCTTCTTTGCCGAGTTTTCAGTTTTTGGACTTTGCCGTAAAAGGAAGTGTCGCGATTTTTTTCTTCGGAAAATTGGGTGTTAACGAATGGATTGTTGTTTTTATTTCCACTTTGATGTGGTTTTTAAATGTCGTTTTACCGGTGGTTATCGGAAGTTATTTTGTCTTAAAATTTAAACCGAAATGGAATTAA
- a CDS encoding cyclase family protein has product MIAIINNFQIDLSKPIDISIPLSNTDANPIAWYIEKPEIEPVKFGDWVGKVSEGSSTNFNNIFFNPHGHGTHTECLGHITKEFYSINQCLKQFFFTAELISIEPERIVDDLIITKFQIASALAGKTPEAIVIRTLPNEISKKNKNYSRTNPPYLSEEAAIFIRESGIKHLLIDLPSVDREEDEGKLLAHKAFWNVKNVNNINTDARLDCTITEMIYVNDEVQDGSYMLNLQIASFENDASPSKPVLYSIQCSVE; this is encoded by the coding sequence ATGATAGCAATAATAAACAACTTCCAAATCGACTTATCAAAACCCATTGATATCTCTATTCCATTATCCAATACCGATGCCAATCCGATTGCGTGGTATATTGAAAAACCCGAAATTGAACCGGTTAAATTTGGCGATTGGGTTGGAAAAGTATCCGAAGGCAGTTCGACCAACTTCAACAATATTTTCTTCAATCCACACGGACACGGTACGCACACCGAATGTCTCGGACATATTACCAAAGAATTTTACAGCATCAATCAATGTTTGAAGCAGTTTTTCTTTACGGCAGAATTGATTTCAATTGAGCCCGAAAGGATAGTTGATGATTTAATTATCACTAAATTTCAAATAGCTTCCGCTTTGGCAGGTAAAACACCAGAAGCTATTGTCATTCGGACTTTGCCCAATGAAATAAGTAAAAAAAATAAAAATTATTCACGCACTAATCCGCCCTATTTATCAGAAGAGGCAGCGATTTTCATCCGCGAAAGCGGTATCAAACATTTGCTGATTGATTTGCCAAGTGTCGATAGGGAAGAAGATGAAGGAAAATTATTAGCACACAAAGCGTTTTGGAATGTCAAAAATGTCAACAATATCAATACAGATGCTCGATTGGATTGTACAATTACCGAAATGATTTATGTAAACGACGAAGTTCAAGATGGAAGTTACATGCTGAATTTGCAAATTGCTTCTTTTGAAAATGATGCATCGCCAAGTAAACCTGTTCTTTATAGTATTCAGTGTTCAGTAGAATAA
- a CDS encoding PH domain-containing protein, with product MLDNLKKILNEDQDPKAIEKITAKLDNLLMSNEEIGYIAVQKKPAVNMFPDSIVVTNKRIILCKPKNLGLSMEFIDYDWDDIEASFVKEGILGADFTFSTKSDLTHTVDYLPKNQARKLYTFAKEQLDLLKHPKVDTPIVEQPKAVEVIEEPQVIAEPEVIEEVATVEVINYAEIIPVEQSGYRDEKQFPDDRSGLAELSQDELFEKLQNYKKLLDNGLILQGEYDNYKKEILSHM from the coding sequence ATGTTAGATAATTTAAAAAAGATATTAAACGAAGACCAAGATCCAAAGGCGATTGAGAAAATCACCGCCAAGTTGGATAATTTACTAATGTCAAACGAAGAAATCGGATACATCGCTGTTCAAAAAAAACCAGCTGTAAACATGTTTCCCGACAGCATTGTCGTGACCAATAAAAGAATCATCCTTTGCAAACCTAAAAACTTAGGCTTGTCAATGGAATTCATAGATTATGATTGGGATGATATTGAAGCGAGTTTTGTAAAAGAAGGGATTTTAGGGGCTGATTTTACATTTTCTACCAAGTCAGATTTGACGCATACCGTTGATTATTTACCTAAAAATCAAGCACGAAAATTATACACTTTTGCCAAAGAGCAATTGGATTTATTAAAGCATCCAAAAGTAGACACGCCAATTGTTGAGCAACCCAAAGCCGTTGAGGTTATTGAAGAGCCACAAGTCATCGCAGAACCCGAAGTAATTGAAGAAGTAGCTACTGTAGAAGTAATCAATTATGCAGAAATTATTCCGGTGGAGCAATCAGGTTACCGTGACGAAAAACAATTTCCTGATGACAGATCGGGTTTGGCAGAATTGTCGCAAGACGAATTGTTCGAAAAACTACAGAACTACAAAAAATTATTAGACAACGGATTGATTCTTCAAGGAGAATATGATAATTACAAAAAAGAGATTCTAAGCCATATGTAA
- a CDS encoding glycosyltransferase: MELITIALYLVLLLYVILMVQLILGYDKVKSFKRTDVEPKTAFSIILPFRNEEKNLPKLLASFSKLNYPYKLIEIVMVDDFSTDSSERVCIKWRLEHEFLDTTLLENLRLSNSPKKDAIGRAVPIIKHDWIITTDADCTVPKNWLLTLDDYIQKNQPEMIVGAVAYKTKNNWFHKFQQLDLLSLQGTTIGSFGIGKPFMCNGANFAYTKKLFNELDGFNSNDTMASGDDVFLLQKATKHHLDKIHYLKNTESIVKTKPENDLFHFFMQRVRWASKTTGYQSTYAKFLAVIILMMNVGLVVGCLLCVIGIFDLRLLLGVFSAKYLVDYWLLYKTNRYLLKGKWILPLATSIIYPFYSSLVGIYSLFGSFSWKGRQFSK, translated from the coding sequence ATGGAATTAATTACAATTGCGCTTTACTTGGTATTATTACTTTATGTCATCCTAATGGTTCAATTGATTTTGGGTTATGACAAAGTGAAATCTTTTAAAAGAACGGATGTTGAACCCAAAACGGCTTTTTCCATTATTCTTCCGTTTCGCAATGAGGAAAAGAATTTGCCTAAATTATTAGCATCCTTTTCGAAGCTCAATTATCCCTATAAATTAATCGAGATTGTGATGGTCGATGATTTCTCGACCGACAGTTCGGAGCGTGTTTGTATCAAATGGCGATTAGAGCATGAGTTTTTGGATACGACACTTTTAGAGAATTTACGCTTATCGAATTCACCCAAAAAAGATGCGATTGGACGCGCGGTTCCGATTATCAAACACGATTGGATTATTACCACTGATGCCGATTGTACTGTACCTAAAAATTGGTTGCTGACTTTAGACGATTACATTCAAAAAAACCAACCCGAAATGATTGTTGGCGCTGTCGCTTATAAAACTAAAAACAACTGGTTTCACAAGTTTCAACAACTAGATTTATTGAGTTTGCAGGGTACAACGATAGGCAGTTTTGGAATTGGAAAACCATTTATGTGTAATGGTGCTAATTTTGCCTACACCAAAAAACTCTTCAACGAATTGGATGGTTTTAACAGCAATGACACAATGGCGAGTGGCGATGATGTCTTCTTATTGCAAAAAGCGACAAAGCATCATTTGGACAAAATTCATTACCTAAAAAACACGGAAAGTATCGTTAAAACCAAACCTGAAAACGATTTGTTTCACTTCTTTATGCAGCGCGTTCGTTGGGCAAGCAAAACTACCGGCTACCAAAGTACTTATGCGAAGTTTTTAGCGGTTATCATACTAATGATGAATGTTGGGTTGGTTGTCGGTTGTCTGTTGTGTGTAATCGGGATATTTGACTTACGCCTATTGCTTGGTGTGTTTTCGGCTAAATATTTGGTGGATTATTGGTTGCTTTATAAAACCAACCGCTATTTATTAAAAGGAAAATGGATTTTGCCTTTAGCGACCAGCATTATTTATCCTTTTTACTCGAGTTTGGTTGGGATTTATTCTTTGTTTGGTAGTTTTTCTTGGAAAGGCAGACAATTTTCTAAATAG
- the hemW gene encoding radical SAM family heme chaperone HemW, with translation MSGIYIHIPFCKQACHYCDFHFSTSLKKKDEMVLALAKEIALRKDEFKDEIVETIYFGGGTPSILSIADLELLIDAVYQNYTVVDNPEITVEANPDDLTEERITELSNNRINRLSIGIQSFFEDDLKLMNRAHNVEEAKKCLEIATQYFDNITIDLIYGMPNMSNEKWLQNIEMALSYNIPHISSYALTVEPKTALDLFIKQGIIPQLDDELAQEHFNILVDKLEENGFIHYELSNFGKENYFSKNNSSYWLCKKYIGIGPSAHSYDGEKRGWNVSNNSLYLKSLAENQLPIETETLTKTDRYNEYIMTGLRTIWGVSLDRIETEFGPKYLDYLNQQSAKYIEDHLLFVDDNVLRTTKSGKFLGDGIASDLFLLNLE, from the coding sequence ATGAGCGGTATCTACATCCATATTCCTTTCTGCAAACAAGCTTGTCATTACTGTGACTTTCATTTTTCGACTTCCTTAAAGAAAAAAGACGAGATGGTTTTGGCTTTAGCCAAAGAAATCGCTTTGCGAAAAGACGAGTTTAAAGACGAGATTGTCGAAACCATTTATTTCGGCGGCGGAACACCAAGTATATTGTCCATTGCAGATTTAGAGTTGTTGATTGATGCCGTTTATCAAAATTATACTGTTGTCGACAATCCCGAAATCACTGTCGAAGCCAATCCCGATGATTTAACCGAAGAACGAATAACTGAATTATCCAATAACCGAATCAACCGTTTGTCCATCGGAATCCAATCTTTTTTTGAAGATGATTTAAAGCTGATGAATCGCGCGCACAATGTGGAAGAAGCCAAAAAGTGTTTGGAAATCGCCACGCAATATTTCGACAATATTACCATCGATTTGATTTACGGCATGCCGAACATGAGTAATGAAAAATGGCTTCAGAATATCGAAATGGCTTTGTCTTATAATATTCCACACATTTCGAGTTATGCTTTGACTGTCGAGCCAAAAACGGCTTTGGACCTATTCATCAAGCAAGGCATCATTCCGCAATTGGATGACGAATTGGCACAAGAACACTTCAATATTTTGGTAGACAAGTTAGAGGAAAACGGATTCATACATTATGAATTGTCCAATTTTGGAAAAGAGAATTATTTTTCTAAAAACAATTCCAGTTATTGGTTGTGCAAGAAATATATCGGCATTGGTCCATCGGCACACAGTTATGATGGCGAAAAACGCGGTTGGAATGTGTCTAATAATTCACTTTACTTAAAATCTTTAGCCGAAAATCAATTGCCGATTGAAACCGAAACCTTAACCAAAACAGATCGGTATAACGAATACATCATGACCGGTTTGCGCACCATTTGGGGCGTTTCTTTGGATAGAATCGAAACCGAATTTGGGCCAAAATACCTTGACTATTTGAATCAACAATCTGCTAAATACATCGAAGATCATTTGCTTTTTGTAGATGACAATGTTTTGCGAACTACCAAAAGCGGTAAGTTTTTAGGAGACGGAATTGCAAGTGATTTGTTTTTGCTAAATTTGGAATGA
- a CDS encoding GNAT family N-acetyltransferase translates to MITVSTDKNKFDVPFIQNFLKDIYWAAGRTIEEVQTTIDASVCFGIYLDDKQIGFARVITDYAVFAYLMDVFIDEQHRGNGYSSLLIETMMKEPQLQQVKIWRLATSDAHFLYEKFGFTALAHPEKMMEKVIP, encoded by the coding sequence ATGATCACTGTTTCAACCGATAAAAATAAGTTTGACGTTCCATTTATCCAAAACTTCCTGAAAGATATTTATTGGGCAGCCGGAAGAACGATTGAAGAGGTACAAACTACGATTGATGCTTCGGTTTGCTTCGGGATTTATTTGGATGACAAACAAATTGGCTTTGCCAGAGTGATTACGGATTATGCCGTTTTTGCTTATTTGATGGATGTATTTATTGACGAACAACATAGGGGAAATGGTTATTCTTCTCTGTTGATTGAAACAATGATGAAAGAACCCCAATTACAACAAGTCAAGATTTGGCGTTTGGCAACGTCTGACGCCCATTTTTTATATGAAAAATTTGGATTTACAGCCTTGGCGCATCCCGAAAAAATGATGGAAAAAGTAATACCATGA
- a CDS encoding T9SS type A sorting domain-containing protein, producing the protein MKKLLLTLALFFSTAILLAQNFNQPTEFNNVCDDNNDGIASFWLGEISFEILGNLNAQDYLITHHETQTDATVGTNALSSPYMNINPFTQTIFVRIVTVATSEVMILTYNLNVNSGPQAPTVTVTNCASVTTSFPCWDLTTVEAQIVQGQVSVFVTYYQTLADAQTGNNPIQNPSCYLSPVMAPNQPPVYYRSVFAGSGCFSVGMIELITITCENTNCPAPTQLIVNSITPTSAVIGWTANANESSWNIMISTNGETTATIFTQVNPFVLTDLACGSTYVFSVSANCDNNGTSAYAEWITFDIGPCAPQAGQPFNLIQCGDTAQACFDLTSNDGYIMGTLNPSEYTITYHLSQADADNDAAAISNPANFCAQHGQVIYARLEDNATMEHQVFGFALVVETFSNNVLLLSNMQQCDDNNDSIVTFDLTSVQAQINSTNALEYYPSLANAQNQVVPFTNPSSLNIGIQSPITNVFVREIVPNGCDIIHTFQLQVYANCNLASTCVGANSLCNSLGVPFQNTTMMSSTGAFGCLVTSPNQTWFYLPISGAGTINLQISQTSVNGVQSDVDYIVYGPFSSLSNACSQISPNNIVSCSYSTAAIEYPIIPNGQPGEYYLLMVTNFSNQQGLITINELSSSLGAIDCSGLTLNAFLDANNNGTHDNGEQNFPLGQFTYEINDNGNVHNIVSPTGIYNIYDTNGSNSYDLSYAIDPNYIASYGITTASYSNVNVIIGAGMQTYNFPITITQTYNDLAVTIVPINAPRPGFNYTNKIVYTNNGNQTIASGTVTFNHDALVSIVANSQAGTTPIANGFTYNFTNLLPFESREMTVVMQVPTIPTVNINGLLTNTASIVPLTGDVVPENNSAANTQIIIGAYDPNDKMEAHGERILHSTFTPNDFLTYTIRFENTGTADAINVRINDVLNSQLDVNSVRMISASHSYVMDRIGNNINWYFDDIMLPPSVADTNIGKGYITFMVKPMSGYAVGDIIPNTASIYFDFNPAIVTNTFNTEFVQQLGIGEFENADFVFYPNPVSDIVTITVKNNGTINNIALYDVSGKMIMAQKPANSLSTQMLDLSSVSKGMYLLEVTTDANLKVVKKLIVE; encoded by the coding sequence ATGAAAAAACTATTACTAACCCTTGCTTTATTTTTTTCAACTGCAATTTTATTAGCCCAAAACTTTAATCAACCCACAGAATTCAACAATGTCTGCGATGATAACAATGATGGAATAGCCTCTTTTTGGCTTGGAGAAATCTCATTTGAAATCCTTGGCAATTTAAATGCCCAAGACTATTTGATTACCCATCACGAAACGCAAACGGATGCGACCGTAGGAACCAATGCGTTGTCAAGTCCTTACATGAATATAAATCCTTTTACACAAACCATTTTTGTTAGAATAGTGACTGTTGCTACCAGTGAAGTTATGATTTTGACTTATAACCTGAATGTTAATTCAGGACCACAGGCTCCAACGGTAACAGTCACCAATTGTGCCAGCGTAACTACTAGTTTTCCTTGTTGGGATTTAACTACTGTTGAGGCTCAAATTGTTCAAGGGCAAGTTTCGGTGTTTGTTACATATTATCAAACTTTAGCCGATGCCCAAACTGGAAATAATCCTATTCAAAATCCAAGTTGCTATCTCAGTCCAGTAATGGCTCCAAATCAACCACCGGTTTATTACCGATCAGTTTTTGCCGGGAGTGGTTGTTTTTCTGTCGGTATGATTGAATTGATTACCATTACCTGTGAAAACACAAATTGTCCTGCACCAACGCAGTTAATAGTAAACAGTATTACACCGACTTCAGCAGTAATTGGTTGGACAGCCAATGCCAATGAGTCTTCATGGAATATCATGATTTCTACCAATGGCGAAACAACGGCAACTATTTTTACTCAAGTGAATCCATTTGTTTTAACCGATTTAGCTTGTGGTTCAACCTATGTCTTTTCAGTAAGTGCCAATTGTGACAATAATGGAACGAGTGCCTATGCAGAATGGATTACTTTTGATATTGGACCTTGTGCACCTCAAGCTGGGCAACCTTTTAATTTAATTCAATGTGGAGATACTGCTCAAGCCTGTTTTGATCTCACTTCAAATGATGGTTATATCATGGGTACTTTAAATCCTTCAGAATACACCATCACTTATCATTTATCTCAAGCTGACGCCGATAATGATGCAGCTGCTATTTCTAATCCAGCTAATTTTTGCGCCCAACATGGTCAGGTTATTTATGCGCGACTGGAAGATAATGCCACAATGGAACATCAAGTTTTTGGGTTTGCATTAGTCGTAGAAACTTTTTCAAACAATGTTCTTTTACTTAGCAACATGCAACAGTGTGACGATAATAATGACAGCATAGTCACTTTTGATTTAACTTCGGTTCAGGCGCAAATCAATTCCACCAATGCTTTGGAATATTATCCGAGTTTAGCCAATGCCCAAAATCAAGTCGTGCCGTTTACCAATCCTTCATCTTTAAATATTGGGATTCAAAGTCCAATTACCAATGTTTTTGTTAGGGAAATTGTGCCTAATGGTTGTGATATTATTCATACATTCCAATTGCAAGTCTATGCCAATTGTAATTTAGCCTCTACTTGTGTTGGTGCAAATTCTTTGTGTAATTCTTTGGGCGTTCCTTTTCAGAATACAACCATGATGAGTTCGACTGGAGCTTTTGGTTGTTTAGTTACCTCGCCAAATCAAACTTGGTTTTATTTGCCAATAAGCGGAGCAGGAACTATTAATTTACAAATTTCACAAACTTCTGTAAATGGAGTACAATCAGATGTGGATTATATCGTTTACGGCCCATTTTCTTCTTTGTCTAATGCTTGTAGTCAAATATCGCCAAATAACATAGTTAGTTGTAGTTACTCAACTGCAGCAATTGAATATCCTATAATTCCAAATGGACAACCGGGAGAATACTATTTATTGATGGTCACTAATTTTAGTAATCAACAGGGATTAATAACTATAAATGAACTCTCCAGTTCTCTTGGTGCCATAGATTGTTCCGGTTTGACATTGAATGCCTTTTTAGATGCTAACAATAACGGAACACACGACAACGGTGAACAAAATTTCCCATTAGGACAATTTACTTATGAAATCAACGACAATGGAAATGTTCACAATATAGTTTCTCCAACCGGAATCTATAATATTTATGATACTAATGGATCAAATTCCTATGATTTGAGTTATGCGATTGACCCTAACTATATTGCTTCTTATGGTATTACAACCGCTTCTTATAGCAATGTAAATGTAATAATCGGCGCTGGCATGCAAACCTATAATTTCCCGATTACTATAACGCAAACTTATAATGATTTGGCGGTAACGATAGTTCCGATAAATGCTCCAAGACCAGGATTTAATTATACGAATAAAATAGTTTATACCAATAATGGAAATCAAACTATTGCTTCCGGAACAGTGACTTTCAATCACGATGCTTTAGTTTCAATCGTCGCAAATTCACAAGCGGGAACAACGCCAATTGCAAATGGTTTTACGTATAATTTCACCAACTTGTTGCCTTTCGAGTCAAGAGAAATGACGGTTGTGATGCAAGTGCCGACGATACCAACGGTAAACATTAACGGATTATTAACCAATACCGCTTCTATTGTTCCGCTTACCGGTGATGTAGTTCCGGAGAATAATTCGGCAGCCAACACCCAAATCATTATTGGAGCTTATGACCCGAATGACAAAATGGAAGCCCATGGCGAAAGAATACTGCATTCGACATTTACACCAAACGATTTCTTAACGTATACGATTCGTTTTGAAAATACCGGAACTGCCGATGCGATTAACGTTAGAATTAACGATGTTTTAAATTCGCAGTTGGATGTGAATAGCGTTAGAATGATTAGTGCCAGCCATTCGTATGTTATGGACAGAATAGGGAATAATATCAATTGGTATTTTGATGACATTATGTTGCCGCCATCTGTAGCCGATACGAACATAGGAAAAGGTTATATTACTTTTATGGTTAAACCAATGTCTGGTTATGCCGTAGGCGATATCATTCCGAATACGGCTTCGATTTACTTCGATTTCAATCCGGCGATTGTTACTAATACATTCAATACTGAATTTGTACAACAATTAGGCATTGGCGAATTTGAAAATGCAGATTTTGTGTTCTACCCGAATCCGGTGTCAGATATTGTTACGATTACCGTTAAAAATAATGGAACAATCAATAACATTGCCCTTTACGATGTATCAGGTAAAATGATCATGGCGCAAAAACCCGCTAATTCTTTATCCACTCAAATGTTAGACTTGTCTTCTGTTTCCAAAGGAATGTATCTTTTAGAAGTGACAACCGATGCTAACCTGAAAGTGGTGAAGAAATTGATAGTAGAATAA
- the ruvC gene encoding crossover junction endodeoxyribonuclease RuvC, translated as MNERIILGIDPGTTIMGFGLIKVVNKKMEFLQLNELILSKYDDHYTKLKVIFERTIELIETHHPDEIAIEAPFFGKNVQSMLKLGRAQGVAMAAGLSRQIPITEYEPKKIKMAITGNGNASKEQVAKMLQQLLSLKELPKNLDSTDGLAAAVCHFFNSGKVSGTKSYTGWDAFVKQNEERIKK; from the coding sequence ATGAACGAACGCATCATATTAGGAATTGACCCAGGAACAACCATTATGGGTTTTGGGTTAATCAAAGTAGTCAACAAAAAAATGGAGTTCCTTCAGTTGAACGAACTCATTTTGAGCAAATATGATGACCATTACACCAAGCTGAAAGTCATTTTTGAGCGCACCATCGAACTCATCGAAACCCATCATCCTGATGAAATAGCGATTGAAGCACCATTTTTCGGAAAGAATGTGCAATCGATGTTGAAGTTAGGAAGAGCGCAAGGCGTGGCAATGGCCGCAGGTTTATCACGTCAAATTCCCATCACCGAATACGAACCCAAAAAGATAAAAATGGCCATCACCGGCAACGGAAATGCCAGCAAAGAACAAGTTGCTAAAATGCTTCAACAGCTTTTAAGCTTAAAAGAATTACCCAAAAATCTCGATTCAACCGATGGTTTAGCGGCGGCGGTTTGTCATTTTTTCAACTCGGGTAAAGTATCCGGAACAAAAAGTTATACCGGTTGGGATGCTTTTGTAAAACAGAATGAAGAACGAATAAAAAAATAG
- a CDS encoding RadC family protein, which translates to MKVSEIKVSYSNRNNIKVKVTNSKIIYNLIMKHWNLDIIEYQEEVKIILLNRANIVLGIYEMSKGGISGTVVDIRIILGVALKCNASSIIMVHNHPSGKLTPSDTDKSITKRLKEACSLLDIGLLDHLIITKEGYYSFTDEGLLCL; encoded by the coding sequence TCAGAAATAAAAGTTTCCTATTCCAATAGGAACAATATAAAAGTCAAAGTGACCAATAGTAAAATCATATATAATTTGATTATGAAACATTGGAATCTTGATATAATTGAGTATCAAGAAGAAGTCAAAATAATATTGCTTAATAGAGCTAACATTGTATTAGGTATATATGAAATGTCAAAAGGTGGTATCTCAGGAACTGTGGTTGATATTAGAATTATTTTAGGAGTTGCTCTAAAATGTAATGCTTCAAGTATTATTATGGTTCATAATCATCCAAGCGGAAAATTAACTCCAAGTGATACAGATAAATCAATTACCAAAAGATTAAAGGAAGCATGTAGTTTATTGGATATTGGTTTACTAGACCATTTAATAATAACTAAAGAAGGTTATTACAGTTTCACAGATGAAGGTTTATTATGCTTGTAG